The Balearica regulorum gibbericeps isolate bBalReg1 chromosome 5, bBalReg1.pri, whole genome shotgun sequence genome window below encodes:
- the LOC104637186 gene encoding acyl-CoA (8-3)-desaturase isoform X2, protein MQGKKSSFFSSLKSTRSISGHLVRPDGSVVRGGKRRRQERADPFIAFHLDKTLVRKYMSPLLIGELAPDQPSFEPSKNKKLVEDFRELRATVEKMGLLNPNRAFFILYLCHILVLDVAAWLTIWYFGASTVPFLFSAVLLGTVQAQAGWLQHDFGHLSVFSKSRWNHWVHKFVIGHLKGAPASWWNHLHFQHHAKPNCFRKDPDVNMHPLFFALGKTLSVELGVQKKKFMPYNHQHKYFFIIGPPALVPLYFQWYIFYFVVQRKQWVDLAWMLTFYIRFFLTYLPLLGVKGILGLHLLVRFIESNWFVWITQMNHIPMHIDYDKNEDWFSTQLQATCNVHQSLFNDWFSGHLNFQIEHHLFPTMPRHNYWKVAPLVKSLCAKHGIEYQCKPLLTAFADIVHSLKDSGELWLDAYLHK, encoded by the exons atgcagggaaaaaaatcctcctttttctccagtttAAAAAGCACAAGGTCCATCTCTGGCCACTTGGTAAGGCCGGATGGCTCCGTGGTACGTGGTGGGAAAAGGAGGCGGCAGGAGAGAGCG GACCCTTTCATAGCATTTCATCTTGACAAGACACTAGTAAGAAAGTACATGAGCCCACTCTTAATTGGGGAACTTGCACCAGATCAACCCAGCTTTGAGCCCAGCAAGAAT AAAAAGCTGGTGGAAGATTTCCGTGAACTCCGTGCAACCGTTGAGAAGATGGGGCTTCTCAACCCCAACCGCGCCTTTTTCATCCTGTATCTCTGTCACATCTTGGTGTTGGATGTTGCAGCTTGGCTCACCATCTGGTATTTTGGAGCATCCACAGtgcctttcctcttctctgcagtgcttctAGGCACTGTCCAG gcccaggctggctggctgcagcatGATTTTGGACACCTTTCAGTCTTTAGCAAGTCGAGATGGAACCATTGGGTGCACAAGTTCGTGATCGGCCATCTGAAG GGAGCACCAGCCAGTTGGTGGAATCACCTCCACTTCCAACACCACGCTAAACCCAACTGCTTCCGAAAGGACCCTGACGTTAACATGCACCccttattttttgctttgggaaaaacaCTCTCTGTAGAG CTTGGtgtacaaaagaagaaattcatgCCTTATAACCACCAGCACAAGTACTTCTTCATCA TTGGTCCCCCAGCTCTGGTGCCTCTTTACTTCCAGTGGTACATATTCTACTTTGTGGTACAGCGGAAACAGTGGGTG GACCTGGCCTGGATGCTGACCTTCTACATCCGATTCTTTCTCACCTACTTGCCCTTACTGGGGGTGAAGGGTATCCTGGGCCTTCATCTGTTAGTCAG GTTTATAGAGAGCAACTGGTTTGTCTGGATTACACAAATGAATCACATCCCAATGCACATCGATTATGATAAGAATGAGGACTGGTTCTCTACCCAG ctCCAGGCAACCTGTAATGTTCATCAGTCCTTATTCAATGACTGGTTTAGTGGACATCTGAACTTCCAAATCGAGCACCA CCTTTTTCCTACGATGCCTCGCCACAACTACTGGAAGGTGGCCCCTTTGGTGAAGTCCTTGTGTGCCAAACATGGTATAGAGTACCAGTGCAAGCCATTGCTCACCGCCTTTGCGGACATAGTGCA CTCTTTGAAAGATTCAGGGGAGCTCTGGCTTGATGCCTATCTACATAAATAA
- the LOC104637186 gene encoding acyl-CoA (8-3)-desaturase isoform X1, with protein sequence MEDSEPGRALRRFTWEEIGQRSGRGPPPQERWLVIERKVYDISNFCRRHPGGSRVISHYAGQDATDPFIAFHLDKTLVRKYMSPLLIGELAPDQPSFEPSKNKKLVEDFRELRATVEKMGLLNPNRAFFILYLCHILVLDVAAWLTIWYFGASTVPFLFSAVLLGTVQAQAGWLQHDFGHLSVFSKSRWNHWVHKFVIGHLKGAPASWWNHLHFQHHAKPNCFRKDPDVNMHPLFFALGKTLSVELGVQKKKFMPYNHQHKYFFIIGPPALVPLYFQWYIFYFVVQRKQWVDLAWMLTFYIRFFLTYLPLLGVKGILGLHLLVRFIESNWFVWITQMNHIPMHIDYDKNEDWFSTQLQATCNVHQSLFNDWFSGHLNFQIEHHLFPTMPRHNYWKVAPLVKSLCAKHGIEYQCKPLLTAFADIVHSLKDSGELWLDAYLHK encoded by the exons ATGGAGGACTCGGAGCCCGGTCGGGCGCTCCGGCGCTTTACCTGGGAGGAGATCGGGCAGCGCAGCGGACGGGGGCCGCCGCCTCAGGAACGGTGGCTGGTGATCGAGAGGAAGGTGTACGACATCAGCAACTTCTGCCGGAGGCACCCGGGAGGCTCCCGGGTCATCAGCCACTACGCCGGGCAGGACGCCACG GACCCTTTCATAGCATTTCATCTTGACAAGACACTAGTAAGAAAGTACATGAGCCCACTCTTAATTGGGGAACTTGCACCAGATCAACCCAGCTTTGAGCCCAGCAAGAAT AAAAAGCTGGTGGAAGATTTCCGTGAACTCCGTGCAACCGTTGAGAAGATGGGGCTTCTCAACCCCAACCGCGCCTTTTTCATCCTGTATCTCTGTCACATCTTGGTGTTGGATGTTGCAGCTTGGCTCACCATCTGGTATTTTGGAGCATCCACAGtgcctttcctcttctctgcagtgcttctAGGCACTGTCCAG gcccaggctggctggctgcagcatGATTTTGGACACCTTTCAGTCTTTAGCAAGTCGAGATGGAACCATTGGGTGCACAAGTTCGTGATCGGCCATCTGAAG GGAGCACCAGCCAGTTGGTGGAATCACCTCCACTTCCAACACCACGCTAAACCCAACTGCTTCCGAAAGGACCCTGACGTTAACATGCACCccttattttttgctttgggaaaaacaCTCTCTGTAGAG CTTGGtgtacaaaagaagaaattcatgCCTTATAACCACCAGCACAAGTACTTCTTCATCA TTGGTCCCCCAGCTCTGGTGCCTCTTTACTTCCAGTGGTACATATTCTACTTTGTGGTACAGCGGAAACAGTGGGTG GACCTGGCCTGGATGCTGACCTTCTACATCCGATTCTTTCTCACCTACTTGCCCTTACTGGGGGTGAAGGGTATCCTGGGCCTTCATCTGTTAGTCAG GTTTATAGAGAGCAACTGGTTTGTCTGGATTACACAAATGAATCACATCCCAATGCACATCGATTATGATAAGAATGAGGACTGGTTCTCTACCCAG ctCCAGGCAACCTGTAATGTTCATCAGTCCTTATTCAATGACTGGTTTAGTGGACATCTGAACTTCCAAATCGAGCACCA CCTTTTTCCTACGATGCCTCGCCACAACTACTGGAAGGTGGCCCCTTTGGTGAAGTCCTTGTGTGCCAAACATGGTATAGAGTACCAGTGCAAGCCATTGCTCACCGCCTTTGCGGACATAGTGCA CTCTTTGAAAGATTCAGGGGAGCTCTGGCTTGATGCCTATCTACATAAATAA